GGTTGGCGCTGGTCAGGTCGACCAGGATCAGCCGCGGCGAATCCAGGCGCGGCAGCAGGTCCTCGGCTTCGATCACCAGGGACAGGCCGGAAAAGTCAGTCATCCACGTTCTCCAGGGTGGAAAGAGGGGCGATTGTAGCGCAAGGGTCAGGCATTGCGGGTGGCAAACACGGCCAGGGCGCGCTCCACGCATTGCGCGGTCTTGCCGAACGCCTGCACGCTGACGTCGGCCAGCGGCTTGCCGTCCTGGTCGGCCACCGCCAGCATCAGTACCTGGTCGCCCACCGCCAGCGAGCGCAGCAGCAAGTGCTCGCCGCGGAAGAAAGCGCGCAGCGGTGCCGGCAGCAGGGTACTGAACTGGGCATGGTTTTCGGGTGTCAGGCGTAGTTGCCCGGCTTTTGCCATCAACTTTTGCAACAATTTGTTCTGCACGACGGGCAGCGCCATGGCGGCGGCCTCGCGTGGCAGGCCGGCGGTCTGCTGCACGCGCAGGTAATCGGTGGTCTTGTCCAGGCTCAGCAGCATGATGCGTTGCATGCCGCAGGCCAGCAGGGCGTCGCGGGCCTGGGTGGCCAGGTGCACGGCATTGCTGAACGGGCTGGGCTGGGCCAACAGTTCCTGGCACAGCGCGCGCCAGCGGCCAAGATCCTCGGTGCTGGGTGGCGGCGGAGTAAGCATGTCCGGGTGCGGTCTGCGCTGGTGCCAGGGCCAGATCAGCGCCTCGGCCGGGTGGAACAGCGCATCACGGGCGTGATGACGGGCACTGGCCGCGGCTTGTTGGTGAACCTGCTGTTGGACATCGTCCAGGGTGGTCTGCAGGTATAGCGCGGTGAGCAGTTGCCAGCGCAGCAGGTGCGGGTTGTCCCAGCCTACCTGGGCGGCCAGGGCGAGGCCGTTGGCCAGCAGCACGGTGTTGGGTGGCTGGTTGAACCAGCGACGCAGCGCTGGCTCGTCGTCCAGGCGCTGCTGCTGGACCAGCGGGTCCTGTTCGCGGGCGATGTTCAGCACCTGAGCCAGTTGCTCGCGCTCGTCCATCAGCAGGCGATAGCCCTGGGTCACCCACTCGGGCAGGCGCCAATGCTCGGCCATGGCCTGGCATAGTTGCATGAGGCGCACGCCGAACAGTTCCCGTTCGACCTCGGCGGCGTCCTCGCTCTTGTGGATGACCCGCAGTTCCCAGTTATCCAGCAATTTGGGGTAGGCCAGGGCCAGCGGCCACAGCGGCGAGAGGAACAGCAGGCTGCCCCAGTGGATTTCCTGCCACAGCCGCGCCAGCCGGCTGGCGAACAGGCCGTTGGCCTGTTGGGTGGCGTGTTGGCTGATCAACAGGAACTGGCGCAGCACCGGCGGGATCTCGTCGGCCGGTATCGACGGCAGCCGCGCCAGCAACTGGCTGGTGCGGGCCAGCCCCAGCCGATTAAGGGCGATTTCCAGGCTTTCGGCAGGCTCCGCCAGGCTGGCGTTGGCCGGGTGGTTGGCCTCGCGCAGCACGCAGAGCACCAACGCGGGGCTGTCCTGCATCAGTTCGGCGATGTCGCGCAGGGAGCGGCGGCTGTCGTTGATGGCCTGTAGAACGCGGTCGTGGCTGTCTTTCGGCACGGGTACTCGAATCCCGTCGAGCAGCTTTACCCAGGCCTCTAGAGTCGACGGAACCTGACTTGGCACCTTGGTTTCAATTGGCATATTGACATCAGTCCGAACTGGCTTTTCGCAATGAGTGGCTATAGTCTGGCGCAGTTCTGCCGATAAGTAGAAGAAGAGTTTTCAAGCTTCCGTTCCCTACCCTGACCACGACAGCAAGTGCTTCCAACTTATGGCTAAAATTATCGGCATCATCGTCGTATTCGCGAGCGTGCTCGGCGGCTACGTGCTTTCCCACGGCAAGATCGCGGCACTGATCCAGCCGTTCGAAGTGCTGATCATCGGCGGCGCGGCCTTT
This window of the Pseudomonas mosselii genome carries:
- a CDS encoding HDOD domain-containing protein, producing the protein MPIETKVPSQVPSTLEAWVKLLDGIRVPVPKDSHDRVLQAINDSRRSLRDIAELMQDSPALVLCVLREANHPANASLAEPAESLEIALNRLGLARTSQLLARLPSIPADEIPPVLRQFLLISQHATQQANGLFASRLARLWQEIHWGSLLFLSPLWPLALAYPKLLDNWELRVIHKSEDAAEVERELFGVRLMQLCQAMAEHWRLPEWVTQGYRLLMDEREQLAQVLNIAREQDPLVQQQRLDDEPALRRWFNQPPNTVLLANGLALAAQVGWDNPHLLRWQLLTALYLQTTLDDVQQQVHQQAAASARHHARDALFHPAEALIWPWHQRRPHPDMLTPPPPSTEDLGRWRALCQELLAQPSPFSNAVHLATQARDALLACGMQRIMLLSLDKTTDYLRVQQTAGLPREAAAMALPVVQNKLLQKLMAKAGQLRLTPENHAQFSTLLPAPLRAFFRGEHLLLRSLAVGDQVLMLAVADQDGKPLADVSVQAFGKTAQCVERALAVFATRNA